The genomic interval GACCGACCCAGAATTGCCAATGACCGATAGACGATGATCGCTCTGGAAGAATTTTTCCTTAAGCCGCAGGAACCGGTTAGAATAAATTCATCAAATCCTCTGACACCCGATTAACGATCGATGTGTCACCTGTTACCCCTTGTGCGGACTGTCTCAATGCGCCTGCCAAAATGGATTTGGAAGACCAACATCGCGGGAACGGTTGCGGTTTTCAACATGCTGGTTATCGCCGCTTGTGCGATCGCCCACATGACCATGTTTCCGGATGGCGTCGTCCGCGTTGATACCGAACCTCAGTGGAAACTCTCCGTTTCCGATGCAATGGGTTGGGTGGTCGTTGCATTCACATTTCCATTCGGATGGTTTGTCGAAATGATTACGGGAGGAGTTAGCAAGCCGCCGATCTTTGCTCCGTTTTATGTTCCTGTAAACGCCTACCTTTGGGGTGCTTTTGCATCTCGTTTCCAACTCCGCGAAGTTGCTCCAGAAGAAACTGCTGTTCCAGAGGAGACTGCTCGCAGTTCGGAGCGTGCCTACTTCGAAGACTCGCAACATTGATTACGTGCTAGGCATTTCGGCACTGCAGGCATGTTTGGTGGCGCGGGCTGCACATGATACCATTGCCATAATCCCATTACGCTAGCTCCGTTGGGTGACGCAGGGTTAACATGAACGACACTCGACTTAGACCCACCTATCGCCTGAAGACGCTCTTCCGGGTTACCGGGATCGTCGCTGTGCTTTTCGCACTCTACGTTGCATGGGATAGCGCAATGGACAGGATCTTCGACGACTTTTTGGTCGGTGAAACTGGTCCAGTGACATCCGTTGACGATTGGCCGCGTCCCCTGAAGACGCTCGCCGAAGAGACATCAATGATCTCGGCTGACGACATCCGAATCCACTGCCTTTGCCAAGGGTTCGACCCAGAGTACGTTTGGAAAATGCCCTGCGACGACGATTCGTTCGCCGAGATCGAATCACGATGGCACCTGACCGCGATTTCGAAACCTGACACTCACATTTACCGTGGTTATAGCCACAACTCTGGAATCGCCACTCCGGATTGGTGGAAACCGACTGACCTAAAACACATCTCTTATTATGCGTGTCCGCAGGTCTTGGGCGGGCACAAAGGCAATCGGTTTCAAGTTGCCTATCATGCTGAAACGGACACCTTGTTTGTTCACTACTGGTTCAATTTCTAGCGTCGCTAAAAATGGTGTTCGTTCTGGGAGCTCGGGGTAACACCGTTTTGACTGCCGAAGTCATCAAAGTGAACAAGGGTGGCTGATGGGACAGCAAGTTGATGTAAGGGTGATCAATGGAACGGAGCGGGCGAATAGGAGCAACTAAATACTGCGAAGTGGGAGCTTCGATGAGCCGGCAACAGGTGCTCGGCTATCGCGGAAAGGTGTCGTGCGAGTTTGCCCGCGATCGGCGGCAGCCTGCGGCATGGGGGACTTGCTAGAATGATGGCCTTGATTCTCATTTTTCCGAGGTTGGCCAATGGCACGCTACTTTTCGCCGATTTGGATCGCAATTTTCGTGCTGGCGATCCCTGGTCTGACGGGTTGTTCAGACAGCAGTCCGCGTCAGGTCGAGGAAACGTCTGAGTACAGTTTCGACGACGTCGCTGAGCGACTTCAAGCCGAGGAAGATGACTCATCCGAGAAACAAGACGGTGACTGAAGCGACACGTCCGTTGTGGTACGACGGTTGAGATTCTGATGCGTCACACTATCTGGTGGTTAAGACTGTGATGAAAGTTTTCTGGACGATAGACCAACGGACTTCGCGACGAGTAGGACGGCTGCGGCAGGCGGGATTTACGCTTGTTGAACTGCTGGTCGTGATCGCGATCATCGGGATTCTGGTGGGACTGTTGTTGCCAGCCGTGCAGGCGGCTCGCGAGGCCGCGAGGCGAATGAGCTGCAGCAACAACTTCAAACAGATCGGATTGGGACTGCAAAACTACCACATCAATTACAAACAACTGCCCGTTCATGGTGTGGGACCGACCAACGAAAACATGAACTCCACCACCGCCGCGATTCTCAACGACGGCACGGGGTTCACGCGGTTGGAGCTTTCGTATCTTGTCGGCTTGCTGCCCTTCATCGAACAACAAGCCCTGTGGGAAACGATCAGCAACCCACTGGTGGAAACCGATGGAGATCGTTGGCCGGCGTTCGGACCGCGTCCGACGGTCGGTTCCTACCCTCCGTGGGCGGCCGATATCCCGACCTATCGTTGTCCGAGTGACCCCGGGTTTGGGCTTCCCGGACTCGGACGGACCAACTACGCCTGCTGCACCGGCGATGCGTTTTACGACGCTGAGGAAGGCGCAACGATCTTTGTGAGTGGTCGCTGGCGATACGAAACGGACTCCCGTCAGATGGAACGCGTTCGGGGAGGGATGCGAGGCGCCTATGTTCCGCGCAAGTCGATGAAATTCCGAGACTTCCTCGACGGCCTGTCCAATACGATCATGGCTGGCGAAATCATCTCTAGCTTGGGTGATCGTGACAAACGCAGCGTCAGCTTTACGAATGCGAAGGGTGGTTTCCAGCAAGTCGCGGACAATCCCAAGCGGTGCGAGGAACTCGGGTACATCGACCCACAACGCCCGCGGTTTTGGACCGATGCGGCCAACGTTACTTTCGGGCAACGAGGTCATCGCTGGGCGGATTTTCACACCTTGCAGTCTCAGATGAACACGATCTTGCCTCCCAACGCCGAAGTCTGTCTGGTCGGCAGCAGTGATACCTACGGATATGCACCGCCCAGTAGTCAACACAGCGGCGGTGTTCATGTGTTGATGAGTGACGGGGCGATTAAATTCATCACGGACTCGATCGAAGCAGGCAATTCGCATGCTCCGACGATCTATTTCAGAGCGTTGACGAGCGAGTACATCAGCGCGACACCGGTGGGTTCGATGAGCCCGTACGGTCTATGGGGTGCGCTGGGAACGCGTGCGTCGAGCGAAGTCATCGACGAAGAATTCTGATCGCTCGTGAATGTTTTAGTGGTCTGGGACAACTTATTATTAGGGTAGTGGATCTTGTTAAAGATCCTGTAGCGGTGGGATCTTTGGCAAGATCCACTACGTTAAACCCTAACTTTTAGCTGTCCCAGATCACTAGAGCGATCGGTGGCGGGTCAAACTTTTGTTTGTAGGGTTTCCGTCAGGCCGGTGGAGCGAGTGGTCGCGGCGGTCTGCTGTGGAACTGCACGTTGCTTGCCTGTTCTGCGAACGAAGTACCACAGGAACAAGATGATCAACAGCACCGACAGCACCGCGGTGGCTCCTTCCCACAAGAGTTCCGATTGCATCGCGCCCACCGGCGCGAAGACTTTCGCCAATCGGTATTGAACCAGAACCATCAGGCTGGCTTTGGAATCTCCCGGCCGTCGTTCGGTTCCCAAGTCGTCCGCAGCGGGCAAGGCCACGGGCTCCATCGCGACGAGCCAGTTGCCCGCATAGTTCTCTGAATCATCGCCGCTGGAAACGGGGTCCACGTAGTCGATGTCGCCACCGGCAACGAGTTTGTCCATCGTCTTATGTTGCACTCGATAGACTTGCCCCTTGTGCTCGATCCCGGTCGCCAAGCGTTCTTCGAGATAGGGATGTTGCAATATGGTTCCACGCAAGGGCCCCTGACGAGCCTCCACCAATGCAGCGATCAGGTTGGCGCCCTCGCCTCCCTGCAGCAAATCAAACTTACCCAAGTTGGTCGTGACGACGAACACGGCATCGGGCTCAGCATCTTCGTCAACCTCTTCGTCATCTGCTTTGATCAATTCGCCGTTCTCGCCGATGTAGATGGGCAGGCTAACGGCCACTTTCCAAATCCCCGTTGCATCGCTGGAGAACGCGGAGGAAAGGTGTGTGTATTTCAGCGGTTCCACCGACTCGATCGGCGTGTCCTTGGGCAGATCGTTGGGCAATGCGTGAAAGTAAGTCCGGTAGGCAAAGTTGCGCCCCGCACTGCTTTTCTCACGGGTGACCGGATTGGCGTACGCGATGCTGAGAATCGTTCCATTCTTGTCGGTCACGAACATCGAGTCCAACTCGGGGCGACGCACGCCTGCGGGGATATCGACGTATCGCTGCAAGCGTTGTTGCAAGAAGTCTTCCATCGCTTGACGAGCCGGCACATCGAGCAGCGTTTCGCGGACGTCGGTGAGCTCGTACGCTTTCTCGGGCGTTCCTGCTGCAACGAGTTTCTCACGCATCTGGGTGGCTTGCGGGTCGTCGAGCAAATGACGTAGCGTTTGGATGAAATCGCCGCGACTGGATTCCGTTTTGCACATTCGGAAGTAACGCTCCAGCTCTCCTTCCAACGTTCGAGCCGCGAAGCGTGCGGTCAAGAGATTGCTGCCGTACGCTTCGTCACGCAATGCTTGACGTGTTTTGTCGCCTGCGTATGCAACCGTCCGACTGGCAAACCAGCTTGCCGCGGCCAACAGGATCAGCGGTCCGATCAGACCGAGCACCATCAATGGTCGTCGGGACCTGGCGCGTTCTCGCTCATCGAGATCCTGCAAGATCTCTTGAACGTTGGCGTAACGATTCGTCGGTTCAAAGGCTAGGCAACGCGAGATGATTCGCGTCAATGTGCGATCGACACCTGTTTGCTTGAGTTGTTCGCTCGGCGGACTGCTTTCTTGAATCGCTTGTCGGTATCGGGCCAAGCGTTTGGGCAGTGAACCGGCGGTGTCGAGCTGATCGACTACTTTTTCGTCACGATAAGGTGGTTTGCCGGTCAGCATCCGATACAGAATGGCGCCCGCGGCATAGACGTCCCAGCTCGAATCGGGTGTGGACTCCAGGTCGGCTTGTTCGGGTGCCATGTAGAACAGCGTGCCCAAGGCGGGCGTCTGATCGTGCGTCATCCGACTTTGACCGAAGTCGGCCAAGCGGGGTTCGTTGTCGTCGTCCAGCAACACGTTGGCGGGTTTCAAGTCACAGTGCAGGACGCCCTTGCTGTGACAGTGGTTCAATCCGACGCAAATCTTGTGAAACAATTCGACGGCTTCCGCGATCGGTAACTGTTCTCGGTGGGACAGCATCTCCTCCAGAGAACCGCCCGTGACCAATTCCATCACGTAGTATGGCGGGTCGGATTCCCAGCCGACCTCCAGGACTTGGACCACGTGTCGGTCGGCGGAGAGCTGGACGAGACTCTTGACCTCGTGGCTCAGCAATGACCAGTTGACGCCGCCTCGGTGCAGGAAAAATTTCACCGCGATCGGACGTCCGGTATTCAGATCTCGACCCGTCCAAACCTGGCCAAAGGCACCTGACCCGAGAAAGCGTTCCAGGCGGTACCCGGGCACTTCTGCCGGAGGCGTCGTGGCTTGCATGGACAGTTTTTGACTGGCCGATTGCGCGACGGGCGACTGTTGTTGAGTCAGATCCTCGTTACTCACAGACTTTTCTGCTCCGTCGTATGTTCAATGTTGAGTCCACCGGAGTGGGCAATCAAGTGGATCGGCAGCGAGTGGATGGATCGCAAGCGATGCACACCTGCAAAAAGCTCGAATGGGCATTGTCTCGTCACCCTGATTCCAGGATAGCGGCTTGTCTATCAATTGTAACGAACAACCGCCCGTTCTCCTTCCCCAACCCTCAATGAAATTTGAGGGGATTTTTGACAGAAAGCTTGCTGACTGGAGGCGTAAGAACCGGACGCTATCGCGTGGCGGCTGACAGGCGCAGTCTGTTGCGTGCCAATCCGTGCAGGCCGTTTCGTGCAAACGCGTTGCAAAAAAATCATTTCGTCATATGGATAATCCGGGATAAAGTCGTGTGCATCATGTGGCGGGGCAAAACATCCGACGGCCTCGACACTTTGGGGCCGATTGAAAGTAGAATCCGATTGCCATCTCGTCATGCGCACTTGCTGCAAACTCTGTCTGGGTCGGACACGATTGGCACGCTTTCCATCCCCAACCCCCCCTCAAATTTCATGCATCGGTTCATCGGCATCTTTCTTTTTTTGATTTTTCTCGGTGGTTCTGTTTCGGAGTCCGTGTTTGCGCAAGAAATCACGCCGGACGATGACGAAGCGACCGAGTTGGAGATGCCGTTGGATGGACGCGATGGTCGAGAGCTTCTGCTCCGCAATTTTAGGCCTCAGAGCAAGCTCGTCGTGGCGGAGCATCCGCGAAACGCAGCGGCTTTTCCAGTGATCGATGTGCACACGCACTTTCACTATCGCTTGCGGGGTAACGATCAAGCTCTGGACGATTTCGTCGGCCTGATGGATCGCAATCGGATCGCGGTTTGTGTCTCATTGGATGGGAAACTTGGCGGCCAGTTGAGCGCTCATTTGGAATGGCTGTGGCCCAAATACAAAAACCGCTTTGCCGTGTTTGCCAACGTCGATTGGCGTGGTGAAGCACCCACGGATGATCCAGCGGCATGGGCATGTCACCGTCCAGGGTTTGCCGAGCGGACGGCGGAGGAACTTGCCGAAGCGGTGGGGCGAGGTGTTTGCGGCCTGAAGGTCTTTAAGCAATTTGGACTCGGATACCGAAATCCGGACGGCACATTGATCGAGATCGATGATCCTCGTTGGGATCCGATTTGGGCCAAGTGCGGTGAGTTGGGAATCCCGGTGATCATTCACACCGCCGATCCCGCTGCTTTTTTTGATCCGATTGATGAAACGAACGAACGCTGGGAAGAACTCAGTCGCCATCCCGATTGGAGTTTTCACGGAGACCAGTTCCCCAGCCGCCAGGAGTTGTTGGAGGCTCGTAATCGTGTGATCGCTCGCCATCCCAAAACACAATTCATCGGCGCTCATATCGCCAACAATCCGGAAGACTTGGCGACGGTGGCCAAGTGGTTGGACACCTATCCGAACTTGTGGATTGAACCGGCATCACGAATCGGGGAACTGGGGCGCCAGCCCTTCACCGCACGCGAATTTTTGATCCGCTACGCAGATCGCTTACTCTTCGGCACCGATGGACCGTGGCCGGAAACACGCGTGCGTTTGTATTGGCGATTCTTTGAAACGCATGACGAATCGTTTCCGTACAGCGAAAAGGTTCCGCCGCCCCAGGGCATGTGGCAAATCCACGGTGTGAACTTGCCACCGGACGTGTTGAAAAAACTTTATTACGAAAACGCTGAGAAACTGATTCCCGGAATTGCCGAGCGTCTGCAATGGTATCGCGAGAATACGCCCGCGATGTCGGACGAAACACCTCAGAGTGACAGCGAAGAAAAACAAAACCAGAGCAGGACGAACCGTTGAGCGAACCCACCTTT from Stieleria varia carries:
- a CDS encoding DUF1559 domain-containing protein, yielding MKVFWTIDQRTSRRVGRLRQAGFTLVELLVVIAIIGILVGLLLPAVQAAREAARRMSCSNNFKQIGLGLQNYHINYKQLPVHGVGPTNENMNSTTAAILNDGTGFTRLELSYLVGLLPFIEQQALWETISNPLVETDGDRWPAFGPRPTVGSYPPWAADIPTYRCPSDPGFGLPGLGRTNYACCTGDAFYDAEEGATIFVSGRWRYETDSRQMERVRGGMRGAYVPRKSMKFRDFLDGLSNTIMAGEIISSLGDRDKRSVSFTNAKGGFQQVADNPKRCEELGYIDPQRPRFWTDAANVTFGQRGHRWADFHTLQSQMNTILPPNAEVCLVGSSDTYGYAPPSSQHSGGVHVLMSDGAIKFITDSIEAGNSHAPTIYFRALTSEYISATPVGSMSPYGLWGALGTRASSEVIDEEF
- a CDS encoding amidohydrolase family protein, with protein sequence MPLDGRDGRELLLRNFRPQSKLVVAEHPRNAAAFPVIDVHTHFHYRLRGNDQALDDFVGLMDRNRIAVCVSLDGKLGGQLSAHLEWLWPKYKNRFAVFANVDWRGEAPTDDPAAWACHRPGFAERTAEELAEAVGRGVCGLKVFKQFGLGYRNPDGTLIEIDDPRWDPIWAKCGELGIPVIIHTADPAAFFDPIDETNERWEELSRHPDWSFHGDQFPSRQELLEARNRVIARHPKTQFIGAHIANNPEDLATVAKWLDTYPNLWIEPASRIGELGRQPFTAREFLIRYADRLLFGTDGPWPETRVRLYWRFFETHDESFPYSEKVPPPQGMWQIHGVNLPPDVLKKLYYENAEKLIPGIAERLQWYRENTPAMSDETPQSDSEEKQNQSRTNR
- a CDS encoding serine/threonine protein kinase, which encodes MSNEDLTQQQSPVAQSASQKLSMQATTPPAEVPGYRLERFLGSGAFGQVWTGRDLNTGRPIAVKFFLHRGGVNWSLLSHEVKSLVQLSADRHVVQVLEVGWESDPPYYVMELVTGGSLEEMLSHREQLPIAEAVELFHKICVGLNHCHSKGVLHCDLKPANVLLDDDNEPRLADFGQSRMTHDQTPALGTLFYMAPEQADLESTPDSSWDVYAAGAILYRMLTGKPPYRDEKVVDQLDTAGSLPKRLARYRQAIQESSPPSEQLKQTGVDRTLTRIISRCLAFEPTNRYANVQEILQDLDERERARSRRPLMVLGLIGPLILLAAASWFASRTVAYAGDKTRQALRDEAYGSNLLTARFAARTLEGELERYFRMCKTESSRGDFIQTLRHLLDDPQATQMREKLVAAGTPEKAYELTDVRETLLDVPARQAMEDFLQQRLQRYVDIPAGVRRPELDSMFVTDKNGTILSIAYANPVTREKSSAGRNFAYRTYFHALPNDLPKDTPIESVEPLKYTHLSSAFSSDATGIWKVAVSLPIYIGENGELIKADDEEVDEDAEPDAVFVVTTNLGKFDLLQGGEGANLIAALVEARQGPLRGTILQHPYLEERLATGIEHKGQVYRVQHKTMDKLVAGGDIDYVDPVSSGDDSENYAGNWLVAMEPVALPAADDLGTERRPGDSKASLMVLVQYRLAKVFAPVGAMQSELLWEGATAVLSVLLIILFLWYFVRRTGKQRAVPQQTAATTRSTGLTETLQTKV